The proteins below are encoded in one region of Salvelinus namaycush isolate Seneca chromosome 32, SaNama_1.0, whole genome shotgun sequence:
- the LOC120027487 gene encoding trichohyalin-like isoform X2, which yields MDETRRERGKVEELAIQTQKQREEMVGLMEKNKQKQNELELMNDKIEREKQDIEESRDVLTKEREELEQMRNETQQQREETESHMEDQRKEKEHLEQMTMDMKKQLLEVDNDKEMIESSMGELRVKEAEMVREKENMEKKMARLKEEEDGMREEIGRKMDNLKQDSYEIKRLRDEIDSEKNQLNAKLLELEKMREELDREKKEVKDRKDETLKEKDQLEERRGKISKEKEELDISLELMKRQTEDLTSLKAEAEAQTEPMENDWKEQLTKERQQLEDVKEEIQKEKEAFERKKGLIMKERDEFDLMKSETQGQLEEMEQNKQDIRVEKEKLDQIKAELERRSEDINKVMDETRRERGKVEELAIQTQKQREEMVGLMEKNKQKQNELELMNDKIEREKQDIEESRDVLTKEREELEQMRNETQQQREETESHMEDQRKEKEHLEQMTMDMKKQLLEVDNDKEMIESSMGELRVKEAEMVREKENMEKKMARLKEEEDGMREEIGRKMDNLKQDSYEIKRLRDEIDSEKDQLNAKLLECEKMREELDREKKEVKDRKDETLKEKDQLEERRGKISKEKEELDISLELMKRQREDLTSLKAEAEAQTEPMENDWKEQLTKERQQLEDVKEEIQKEKEAFERKKGLTMKERDEFDLMKSETQGLMEEMEQIQKEREEMKSVFEDTKRTKANQEVMKTEIVTKKRETENIMEIILKEKDNMEKMKIEMEREREEIDITKGKMVMEMDELEQRKAEIENRKYEAEMLMAELKDKEQNMKEEICKMKDSLEQIKAEIQPQREDIESKMEELNVQKAEMENAMTDIDRQKEDMQYQRQQIEQDKQKMIKEKGDLERIKMEIETRSENLENLFEKTKREKEDAETMTIQVQKERKEIESVVEENNKRTEKLEFMKTEVDKEKLETENIKDMVTKEKIELEQIKMELETRSEHLDNIMDETKREKEIVDDMTVQIQKEKEDIENLIVNNNRQREELVLMKAELEKEKSETENVKDVLSKQKNDLKQMKIEMEREREEMDNTKDNIAVDMNELEQRKAEIENRKYEAEYWMAELKEEEQRVKEEICKMKENLEQIHTGIQPQREGIESKMEELNVKQAEMNKAMTDINRNKEEMQNQREEIQQDKQKMQDEKDELEQIKMELQTRSDNLENLIEETMRKKENIERTAFQIQEEREEVESIVEDIKTRKADLELMKATADGEKEETENVKEMISKEKDKLEQMAIEIEREKEEIDIAKGKIEMDMDELENRKAEVENGKYQSEKLIAELKEEDQRMREDIRKMKENLDTEIQLKRDDIESKMEELDVKKRELENMLTDIYREKEEIQNQRKEIEENKQNIQDEKDGLEQIKADLQMKSKKENVEGMPVQFQKEKEEIQSVMVEPEIRRHALEFTKVEVEKEDTENIKDIVLKDQKYLEQMKMEMAREREEIDNTKIKIAIDMERLEATKVEIERKLTEDQQQMREDIKKTKSNLEQIDAEMQLKREDIESKTEELNVKKKELEDTMTSINRQKEYMQNKREEIEQEQQKMQDEKYELKQIKMELQKRSKTLDNLIEETKMEKETIEDMTVQTQKKREEIKSVIEDIKTKKDELKLVKAEIEKGKEETQNIKDMVSSEKNNLKQIRLELEREREKMDKSKGTLETDVGQLERRKFEDEQLIYELKEEEQRMREDIEKMKDNQEQINAEMQLQREDIAAQMEELNVKKADVENIQADLDRQKVEHDEMRKYIFVEKNQLDERNAALEKQREEMDKITEPTAVIKAEVQTQTEPMEDSLEEQLKRDMEEVEGHDIDQEDLEQTNRLTMTERDELESMKSEIGKQRQEIEENKQKIQDEMDEIEKIKNDLQKRSENLDNLVEETKREKENVKDRAVHIQKDQEDIEHVIEDSKTKNAELEMLKAEIKTEKQETFNMKDMISKEKRDLEQIKMKMEKEIQELDNTKDMIVIDISQLEQRRVELEGEEDGAKNLMASLKEEEQSMKESIGKIKENLEQINAEIQLQRDDIATQMEELNVKKEELENIQMDIDRQKEQMDKTQNAIIMEKNELEEKLADMQKQTEEVEAIIEMTKREKEDMMRIKAEIGEQKDQMEDNLMETLKHDREELERLKETERKEETKGIKEKTEREKDGLERVNTESQRVLEDLENVVEETMEKEGTEEMAIQIQKLMEDNVRIIEEMEQKKAYLELMNVKMQSEREEIDSNKAMIEREKDDLQQMKSKITQQRCEIEQITTVLKDEKDTLEQFKTDMERQRQETMNNMDLVERERDELEKTRSEMDELEHMTAEIERPKEEIDKRKGAAMMEVPPLEEREDSVQKQRDDVVFISDTTQTEKVKEEREQSKVETLQTEEETMDSVKKDRDDLEQMRADIQKHMEDRNKNKNVTDWGKYELEQRLLLLNQHEAEIEGLRQKLQKEREELDEIMNDIQNKHDMLKSERDQLEKIRVEIQREKDTEGYWITQHKEEEGRKMEHLERPSAETDTLSSGADNIMAVGSREMDKNKKITHTAETKQESGDMEEVKLVKQETEKDVSKTEHKDKRSYMNAVTQTQDIEEVGQLKNEDEERELALLMVEIDKQRKEIENNMVEIERQKKELQQIRAEIQTAKKELVETKMRGQIKDSTEIQRQVEDSTEIQRQVEDSTDIQRQVEDSTEIQRQVEDSTDIQRQVEDSTEIQRQVEDSTDIQRQVEDSTEIQRQVEDSTEIQRQVEDSTEIQRQIEDSTQLREETENNLGQKTTTARVELDLTTDERLPKRDHLEKIRQEAHAEKEEIEKIKHRVHEMKDHLEERLAVIQRHELVQRTRIQREKEELKKMKDELERDSQVRQREWDRGRRKLQEKDQELEMLKVEMFREIERLQVNMEKEMETLKTSDKGIQTSDVVLTTEEERMWLMEESTTEEYSMLAEISQQTEQTTVDMTFASSSLELQGQSEEPTVIEDAQMSVVGAEASPFSRLLRWLWRYCCGCCRCCDCCGRECEEEEENIV from the exons ATGGATGAGACAAGAcgggagagggggaaggtggaAGAACTGGCTATCCAAACTCAAAAACAAAGGGAAGAAATGGTGGGTTTAATGGAAAAGAACAAACAAAAGCAGAACGAACTGGAACTCATGAATGACAagattgaaagagagaaacaAGACATCGAAGAAAGTCGGGATGTgctaacaaaggagagagaggagctggaaCAAATGAGGAATGAGACACagcaacagagagaggagacagaatctCACATGGAAGACCAAAGGAAAGAGAAAGAACATTTGGAACAAATGACGATGGACATGAAAAAGCAGTTGCTAGAGGTGGATAATGACAAGGAAATGATAGAAAGCTCAATGGGTGAACTGAGAGTGAAAGAGGCAGAAATGGTGAGAGAAAAGGAGAACATGGAAAAGAAGATGGCTAGActcaaagaggaagaggatggaaTGCGGGAAGAAATAGGAAGGAAGATGGACAACTTAAAGCAGGACAGTTATGAAATCAAAAGACTTAGAGATGaaattgacagtgaaaagaacCAACTGAATGCAAAATTGCTTGAGTTGGAAAAAATGCGTGAAGAACTAGATAGAGAGAAGAAGGAAGTGAAAGACAGGAAGGATGAAACACTGAAAGAAAAAGATCAGTTGGAAGAGAGGCGAGGTAAGATAAGTAAGGAGAAAGAGGAATTGGATATCAGTCTTGAACTGATGAAAAGACAAACGGAAGACTTGACGAGCTTGAAGGCTGAAGCAGAAGCACAGACCGAGCCTATGGAAAATGACTGGAAGGAACAGCTCACGAAGGAAAGACAACAACTTGAAGATGTAAAGGAGGAGATACAGAAGGAAAAAGAAGCCTTTGAGAGAAAAAAGGGATTGAttatgaaagagagagatgagtttGATCTGATGAAGTCTGAAACCCAGGGACAATTGGAGGAAATGGAACAAAACAAACAAGACATTCGCGTGGAGAAGGAAAAGCTGGATCAGATCAAAGCTGAGTTAGAAAGACGGTCTGAAGACATAAATAAGGTCATGGATGAGACAAGAcgggagagggggaaggtggaAGAACTGGCTATCCAAACTCAAAAACAAAGGGAAGAAATGGTGGGTTTAATGGAAAAGAACAAACAAAAGCAGAACGAACTGGAACTCATGAATGACAagattgaaagagagaaacaAGACATCGAAGAAAGTCGGGATGTgctaacaaaggagagagaggagctggaaCAAATGAGGAATGAGACACagcaacagagagaggagacagaatctCACATGGAAGACCAAAGGAAAGAGAAAGAACATTTGGAACAAATGACGATGGACATGAAAAAGCAGTTGCTAGAGGTGGATAATGACAAGGAAATGATAGAAAGCTCAATGGGTGAACTGAGAGTGAAAGAGGCAGAAATGGTGAGAGAAAAGGAGAACATGGAAAAGAAGATGGCTAGActcaaagaggaagaggatggaaTGCGGGAAGAAATAGGAAGGAAGATGGACAACTTAAAGCAGGACAGTTATGAAATCAAAAGACTTAGAGATGAAATTGACAGTGAAAAGGACCAGCTGAATGCAAAATTGCTTGAGTGTGAAAAAATGCGTGAAGAACTAGATAGAGAGAAGAAGGAAGTGAAAGACAGGAAGGATGAAACACTGAAAGAAAAAGATCAGTTGGAAGAGAGGCGAGGTAAGATAAGTAAGGAGAAAGAGGAATTGGATATCAGTCTTGAACTGATGAAAAGACAAAGGGAAGACTTGACGAGCTTGAAGGCTGAAGCAGAAGCACAGACCGAGCCTATGGAAAATGACTGGAAGGAACAGCTCACGAAGGAAAGACAACAACTTGAAGATGTAAAGGAGGAGATACAGAAGGAAAAAGAAGCCTTTGAGAGAAAAAAGGGATTGActatgaaagagagagatgagtttGATCTGATGAAGTCTGAAACCCAGGGACTAATGGAGGAAATGGAACAAATCCAGAAGGAAAGGGAGGAAATGAAAAGTGTTTTTGAGGATACCAAGAGAACAAAAGCTAATCAGGAAGTGATGAAAACTGAGATTGTGACAAAGAAACGAGAAACAGAAAATATCATGGAAATTATTTTAAAAGAGAAAGACAACATGGAGAAAATGAAGAttgaaatggaaagagagagggaagaaattGATATCACCAAGGGCAAGATGGTGATGGAGATGGATGAGCTGGAACAGAGAAAAGCTGAGATCGAGAATAGAAAATATGAAGCAGAAATGTTGATGGCTGAACTGAAAGACAAAGAGCAAAATATGAAGGAAGAAATATGCAAGATGAAAGACAGTCTAGAGCAGATCAAAGCTGAAATACAACCACAGAGAGAAGACATTGAAAGCAAGATGGAGGAGCTGAATGTCCAAAAGGCCGAGATGGAAAATGCTATGACAGATATCGACAGACAAAAAGAGGACATGCAATACCAACGACAGCAAATTGAACAAGACAAACAAAAGATGATAAAGGAAAAGGGTGATCTGGAAAGGATTAAGATGGAGATAGAAACACGATCAGAAAATCTAGAAAACCTTTTTGAGAAAacaaagagggagaaagaggatgcTGAGACAATGACTATTCAAGTCCAGAAGGAAAGGAAGGAAATTGAAAGTGTTGTCGAAGAGAACAACAAACGGACAGAGAAACTGGAATTCATGAAAACTGAGGTGGATAAAGAGAAACtagaaacagaaaacatcaaGGACATGGTAACAAAGGAGAAGATTGAACTGGAACAGATCAAGATGGAGTTAGAGACACGGTCTGAACATCTAGACAACATAATGGAcgagacaaagagggagaaagagattgTTGACGACATGACTGTCCAAATCCAGAAAGAAAAAGAGGACATTGAAAACTTGATAGTCAacaacaacagacagagagaggaactgGTATTGATGAAAGCTGAACTAGAGAAAGAGAAATCAGAGACTGAAAATGTCAAGGATGTCCTATCAAAGCAAAAGAATGATCTTAAACAAATGAAgattgagatggagagagagagagaggaaatggatAACACCAAGGACAATATTGCAGTTGATATGAATGAGCTGGAACAGAGAAAAGCTGAGATAGAGAATAGAAAATATGAAGCAGAATATTGGATGGCTGAACTGAAAGAGGAAGAGCAAAGAGTGAAGGAGGAAATCTGCAAGATGAAGGAGAACCTGGAACAGATCCACACAGGAATACAACCACAGAGAGAAGGCATTGAAAGCAAGATGGAGGAGCTGAATGTAAAACAGGCCGAGATGAATAAGGCTATGACAGATATCAACAGAAATAAAGAGGAAATGCAAAATCAACGGGAAGAAATACAACAAGACAAACAAAAGATGCAAGATGAAAAGGATGAACTGGAACAGATCAAGATGGAGTTACAAACACGATCAGACAATCTGGAAAACCTCATTGAGGAGACAATGAGGAAGAAGGAGAACATTGAACGTACGGCTTTCCAGATTCAGGAGGAACGGGAGGAAGTCGAAAGTATTGTTGAGGATATCAAGACAAGGAAAGCTGATCTGGAATTGATGAAAGCAACGGCTGACGGAGAGAAGGAAGAAACAGAAAACGTCAAGGAAATGATCTCCAAGGAAAAAGACAAACTAGAACAAATGGCGAttgagattgaaagagagaaggaagaaaTTGATATCGCCAAGGGCAAGATTGAAATGGATATGGATGAGCTGGAAAATAGAAAGGCTGAGGTAGAGAATGGAAAATATCAATCAGAAAAACTGATTGCTGAATTGAAGGAGGAAGACCAAAGAATGAGGGAGGATATCAGGAAGATGAAAGAAAACCTAGATACTGAAATACAGCTGAAGAGAGATGATATTGAAAGTAAAATGGAAGAGTTGGATGTCAAAAAGAGAGAGCTGGAAAACATGTTGACCGATATTTACAGAGAAAAGGAGGAAATACAAAACCAGAGAAAGGAAAtagaagaaaacaaacaaaatatacaaGATGAAAAGGATGGGCTGGAACAGATCAAGGCTGATTTACAGATGAAGAGCAAAAAGGAGAATGTTGAGGGCATGCCTGTCCAATTCCAGAAGGAAAAGGAGGAAATTCAAAGCGTCATGGTAGAACCCGAGATAAGAAGACACGCACTGGAATTTACAAAAGTGGAGGTAGAGAAGGAAGACACAGAGAATATCAAGGACATTGTATTAAAGGATCAAAAATATCTGGAACAAATGAAGATGGAGAtggcaagagaaagagaagaaattGATAATACCAAGATCAAGATAGCAATCGATATGGAAAGGCTGGAAGCGACAAAGGTCGAAATAGAGAGAAAACTGACAGAAGACCAACAACAAATGAGGGAGGATATCAAGAAGACAAAAAGCAATCTGGAGCAGATTGATGCTGAAATGCAGCTGAAGAGAGAGGACATTGAAAGTAAAACGGAAGAGCTGAATGTCAAAAAGAAAGAGTTGGAGGACACCATGACAAGTATCAACAGACAGAAAGAGTACATGCAAAACAAGAGGGAGGAAATAGAACAAGAGCAACAAAAGATGCAGGATGAAAAGTATGAGCTGAAACAGATTAAGATGGAGTTACAGAAACGATCAAAAACTCTAGACAATCTCATTGAGGAGACAAAGATGGAGAAGGAGACTATTGAGGACATGACTGTCCAAACCCAGAAGAAAAGGGAGGAAATTAAAAGTGTCATTGAGGATATCAAGACAAAGAAAGACGAATTGAAATTAGTTAAAGCTGAGATAGAGAAAGGAAAAGAAGAAACACAAAACATCAAGGACATGGTATCAAGCGAGAAAAACAATCTGAAACAAATTAGGCTTgaattagaaagagagagagagaaaatggataAAAGCAAGGGAACATTAGAAACAGATGTTGGTCAGCTAGAACGAAGAAAGTTTGAGGATGAACAGTTGATTTATGAATTGAAAGAAGAAGAGCAAAGAATGAGGGAGGATATCGAGAAGATGAAAGACAACCAAGAGCAGATCAATGCTGAAATGCAATTACAGCGAGAGGACATTGCAGCCCAAATGGAGGAGTTAAATGTCAAAAAAGCAGACGTGGAAAACATCCAAGCTGATCTCGACAGACAGAAAGTAGAACATGATGAGAtgagaaaatatatatttgtggAAAAGAATCAACTGGACGAGAGGAATGCTGCCTTGGAAAAACAAAGGGAGGAGATGGATAAAATCACGGAACCAACAGCTGTGATAAAGGCTGAAGTACAAACACAGACAGAGCCCATGGAAGACAGCTTGGAGGAACAGCTCAAAAGGGACATGGAAGAAGTTGAAGGTCATGACATAGATCAAGAGGACCTGGAACAAACCAACAGGTTGACAATGACAGAGAGGGATGAGTTGGAATCCATGAAGTCTGAAATAGGAAAACAAAGACAGGAAATAGAGGAGAACAAACAAAAGATACAGGACGAGATGGATGAGATTGAGAAGATCAAAAATGATTTACAGAAACGGTCAGAGAATCTAGACAACCTCGTGGAAGAGACAAAGAGGGAAAAGGAGAATGTTAAGGACAGGGCTGTTCACATTCAGAAGGACCAGGAGGACATTGAGCATGTTATTGAGGATAGCAAGACAAAGAACGCTGAACTGGAAATGTTGAAAGCtgagataaagacagagaaacAAGAAACATTCAACATGAAGGACATGATATCAAAGGAGAAACGTGACTTGGAACAAATTAAGATGAAGATGGAAAAAGAAATACAAGAACTGGATAACACCAAGGACATGATAGTAATTGATATTAGTCAGCTGGAACAAAGAAGGGTTGAGttagaaggagaagaagatggagcGAAAAATCTGATGGCTTCACTGAAAGAGGAAGAGCAGAGTATGAAAGAGAGTATTGGGAAGATTAAAGAAAATTTGGAGCAGATTAATGCTGAAATACAACTACAGAGAGATGACATTGCAACACAAATGGAAGAGTTAAATGTCAAAAAAGAAGAGTTGGAAAACATTCAAATGGACATCGACAGACAAAAAGAACAGATGGACAAAACACAAAATGCTATAATCATGGAAAAGAATGAACTGGAAGAGAAGcttgctgacatgcaaaaacaAACGGAG GAGGTGGAAGCCATCATTGAAATGacaaagagggagaaggaggataTGATGAGGATAAAGGCTGAAATAGGCGAACAGAAAGACCAAATGGAAGACAACCTGATGGAAACTCTGAAACACGACAGAGAAGAACTTGAACGCCTGAAAGAAACAGAAAGAAAGGAGGAAACTAAGGGCATaaaagagaagacagagagggagaaggatgggTTAGAACGGGTTAACACAGAGTCCCAGAGAGTGTTGGAAGATCTGGAGAACGTTGTGGAGGAAACCATGGAGAAAGAGGGTACAGAGGAAATGGCTATCCAAATACAAAAGCTAATGGAGGACAATGTGAGAATCATTGAGGAGATGGAGCAAAAGAAGGCATATTTAGAGCTGATGAATGTTAAGATGCAAAGTGAGAGAGAAGAAATAGACTCTAACAAGGCCATGATTGAAAGGGAGAAGGATGACCTGCAACAAATGAAGTCTAAGATTACACAGCAAAGATGCGAAATTGAACAAATTACAACCGTCTTAAAGGATGAGAAGGACACTCTTGAGCAATTTAAGACTGATATGGAAAGACAGAGACAAGAGACGATGAACAATATGGACttggtggaaagagagagagatgaactggAAAAGACAAGGTCTGAGATGGATGAGTTGGAACACATGACAGCTGAAATAGAAAGACCGAAGGAGGAAATTGACAAAAGAAAGGGTGCAGCAATGATGGAGGTGCCTCCGCTGGAGGAAAGAGAGGACAGCGTTCAGAAACAGAGGGATGACGTTGTCTTCATCTCAGATACAACACAGACAGAAAAAGTAAAGGAGGAACGCGAACAAAGCAAGGTTGAGACACTTCAGACAGAGGAAGAAACGATGGACTCAGTCAAGAAGGACAGAGATGATCTAGAACAAATGAGAGCTGACATACAAAAACACATGGAAGACAGAAATAAAAACAAGAACGTGACAGATTGGGGGAAGTATGAGTTGGAGCAAAGACTGTTACTATTAAACCAGCATGAGGCGGAAATTGAAGGCTTGAGGCAAAAGttacagaaggagagagaagagctggACGAGATTATGAATGACATACAAAACAAGCATGACATGTTAAAGAGTGAGAGGGATCAATTGGAAAAGATAAGGGTTGAGATCCAGAGAGAAAAGGATACAGAAGGTTACTGGATTACTCAACataaagaagaggaggggaggaaaatGGAACACCTGGAGCGGCCTTCGGCAGAGACAGACACTCTTAGCTCAGGAGCAGACAATATAATGGCAGTAGGCAGTAGAGAGATGgacaagaataaaaaaataacacaTACAGCAGAGACAAAACAAGAAAGTGGAGACATGGAGGAAGTCAAACTGGTAAAGCAGGAAACAGAAAAAGATGTAAGCAAAACTGAGCATAAAGACAAAAGGAGCTATATGAATGCTGTGACACAAACGCAAGACATTGAGGAAGTAGGACAGCTGAAGAATGAGGATGAGGAGCGTGAGCTTGCACTACTGATGGTTGAAATAGACAAACAGAGAAAAGAGATTGAAAACAACATGGTGGAAATAGAGAGACAGAAGAAGGAGCTGCAACAGATCAGAGCTGAGATACAGACAGCCAAAAAAGAACTGGTGGAGACTAAGATGCGCGGACAGATCAAAGATTCTACTGAGATCCAGAGACAGGTCGAAGATTCCACTGAGATCCAGAGACAGGTCGAAGATTCCACTGACATCCAGAGACAGGTCGAAGATTCCACTGAGATCCAGAGACAGGTCGAAGATTCCACTGACATCCAGAGACAGGTCGAAGATTCCACTGAGATCCAGAGACAGGTCGAAGATTCCACTGACATCCAGAGACAGGTCGAAGATTCCACTGAGATCCAGAGACAGGTCGAAGATTCCACTGAGATCCAGAGACAGGTCGAAGATTCCACTGAGATCCAGAGACAGATCGAAGATTCCACTCAGCTCAGAGAAGAAACTGAGAACAACCTCGGACAGAAGACAACTACAGCGCGAGTGGAGTTGGATCTGACAACAGATGAAAGGCTCCCAAAGAGAGATCATTTGGAGAAAATCCGTCAAGAGGCTCATGCAGAAAAGGAGGAGATTGAGAAGATTAAGCACAGAGTTCATGAGATGAAAGATCATCTAGAGGAAAGACTAGCAGTGATTCAGAGACATGAGTTGGTACAGAGAACAAGGATACAAAGAGAGAAGGAAGAGCTAAAGAAGATGAAGGACGAGTTGGAGAGAGACAGCCAAGTTCGGCAAAGAGAGTGGGACAGAGGCAGGAGGAAACTTCAGGAGAAGGACCAGGAGCTTGAGATGCTAAAAGTGGAGATGTTCCGAGAGATCGAGAGACTGCAGGTTAATATGGAAAAAGAGATGGAAACACTCAAGACAAGTGACAAAGGTATCCAAACCTCAGACGTGGTATTAACCACAGAAGAAGAGAGAATGTGGTTGATGGAGGAATCAACAACGGAGGAGTACAGTATGCTGGCAGAAATAAGTCAACAAACAGAGCAAACCACAGTGGATATGACATTCGCCAGTTCCTCACTGGAGCTCCAGGGTCAATCAGAGGAGCCCACGGTGATAGAGGATGCTCAGATGAGCGTAGTAGGAGCAGAAGCTTCTCCATTCAGCAGGTTGCTACGGTGGCTTTGGCGCTACTGCTGTGGCTGCTGCCGCTGTTGTGACTGCTGCGGAAGGGAgtgtgaagaagaggaggagaacatagTCTAG